In Coleofasciculus chthonoplastes PCC 7420, the following proteins share a genomic window:
- a CDS encoding Vgb family protein has protein sequence MQPASLPLKLALASTAAAGVTLSLVDQAIAASLFVGSFNTNSVLEFDAQTGAFIDTVVEPGSGGLQGPVGLTFSPEDNNLYVVSLLTEDTPPGQVLQYDGRSGAFIQPFTSAVPPLIFPQDLAFGSDGSLFVANTGLDTIAQYDGQTGAFIGNLFPADSSACDAPFSITADEDAVLYFSCTFTNNVQRYDLTTGQVALLGSASSENAAPGGLSLGPDGALYVANFAANTIDRYDLETGTVEVFIDEVESPVQPVFAPNGDLYVSSNPTQKIGEPVPGKVLRYDGQTGSLIDDEFIPSLAGGLDGAGWIAFADEEAAQTPEPGVLLGLLMLGISGVAYRRHRQSD, from the coding sequence ATGCAACCAGCCTCTCTACCCCTAAAGCTAGCCCTTGCTAGCACGGCGGCGGCAGGTGTCACCCTTTCTTTGGTCGATCAAGCGATCGCAGCTAGTCTCTTCGTGGGCAGCTTCAATACGAATTCAGTGCTTGAGTTTGATGCCCAAACGGGGGCTTTTATTGATACAGTTGTTGAGCCAGGAAGCGGCGGTTTACAGGGTCCGGTCGGTTTGACCTTTAGTCCAGAAGACAACAATCTCTACGTTGTCAGCCTCCTCACTGAGGATACACCACCTGGGCAAGTCCTGCAGTATGATGGGCGATCGGGCGCATTCATTCAGCCCTTCACCTCAGCGGTTCCGCCCTTGATTTTTCCCCAAGATCTAGCTTTCGGATCGGATGGTAGTCTTTTTGTTGCCAACACAGGACTTGATACCATTGCCCAATATGACGGACAGACGGGAGCCTTTATCGGGAATCTGTTTCCAGCGGACAGTTCTGCTTGCGATGCACCGTTTAGCATCACTGCCGATGAGGATGCAGTTCTCTACTTCAGTTGTACCTTTACGAACAATGTGCAGCGTTACGATCTAACCACGGGTCAGGTGGCATTACTGGGCAGTGCAAGTTCTGAAAATGCTGCACCAGGGGGTCTGAGCTTGGGACCAGACGGGGCGCTTTATGTGGCTAATTTCGCTGCCAATACGATTGATCGATATGACCTGGAGACTGGAACCGTTGAAGTTTTTATTGATGAAGTGGAGAGTCCTGTTCAACCTGTCTTCGCACCCAACGGTGATCTGTATGTCAGTAGTAATCCCACCCAAAAAATTGGTGAACCTGTCCCAGGAAAAGTATTACGCTACGACGGTCAAACCGGGAGTTTGATTGATGATGAGTTTATCCCATCGCTAGCTGGGGGCTTAGACGGAGCGGGTTGGATAGCCTTCGCAGATGAAGAAGCTGCCCAGACGCCTGAACCTGGTGTGTTGCTGGGACTACTCATGCTGGGGATCAGCGGAGTTGCGTACCGTCGCCACCGTCAATCTGATTAG
- a CDS encoding RelA/SpoT family protein — MSATVLTTTYNLDVPDWLQDCLSTASTTSDPSTPDDAALVVRAFEFAYQLHSEQYRASGEPYIAHPVAVAGLLRDLGGNSTMMAAGLLHDVVEDTDVTPDEIESIFGAEVRHLVEGVTKLSKFNFSSKTERQAENFRRMFLAMAKDIRVIVVKLADRLHNMRTLEHLKPQKQRAIAQETREIFAPLANRLGIGRFKWELEDLSFKYLEPNAYRKIQELVAERRQDREERLTQVSQILRGRLDEMGIRCVDLNSRPKHLYGIYQKMQRRNKEFHEIYDLAAMRIIVETNEGCYRALAVVHDAFRPIPGRFKDYIGLPKPNRYQSLHTGVIGFHGRPIEVQIRTLEMHRIAEYGIAAHWKYKETGTSDPTQIGADDDKFTWLRQLLEWQNDLKDAHEYIESVKDNLFDDDVYVFTPDGDVIPLSRDATPIDFAYRIHTEIGNHCAGVRINGQWRVLDTPLKNGDIVEIITQKNSHPSLDWLNFVVTPSARNRIRQWYKRSHRDENVARGRDLLEKELGKNGFESLLKSEPMQSVAERCNYQNAEDLLAALGYGEVTLNLVVNRLRDAVKATQPLETEPVEIEDLLPSLPTAKETSDQWTIKGEPIAGVEGLMHRIAGCCNPVPGEPILGVVTRLRGISIHRQGCPNVENIEGDRLVPVNWNPTDQESGRPQTYPVNIQIEVLDRVGVLKDILSRLSDHHINVRKAQVKTQDGKPALIDLCIDIRDYGQLQQSFAQIKKMSDILNLRRISDINE, encoded by the coding sequence ATGAGTGCCACTGTCCTAACCACCACCTATAACCTAGACGTTCCCGACTGGTTGCAGGACTGTTTATCAACAGCCTCTACAACCTCTGACCCATCAACGCCGGATGACGCGGCGTTAGTGGTGCGGGCGTTTGAATTTGCTTATCAACTGCATTCGGAACAATATCGAGCCTCTGGAGAACCTTATATCGCCCATCCCGTAGCCGTTGCTGGCTTATTAAGAGATTTAGGCGGCAATAGTACCATGATGGCGGCTGGCTTACTCCATGATGTGGTTGAAGATACGGATGTCACGCCGGACGAGATTGAATCAATTTTTGGTGCCGAGGTTCGCCATTTAGTTGAAGGCGTCACCAAACTCTCCAAATTTAACTTCTCCAGTAAAACCGAACGCCAAGCCGAAAACTTCCGCCGCATGTTCCTCGCCATGGCGAAGGATATCCGGGTGATTGTGGTCAAGTTAGCAGACCGTCTGCATAATATGCGGACATTAGAACATCTTAAGCCACAAAAACAGCGGGCGATCGCCCAGGAAACCCGCGAGATTTTCGCCCCCTTAGCCAATCGCTTGGGGATTGGGCGGTTTAAGTGGGAGTTAGAAGATTTATCCTTTAAGTATCTTGAACCGAATGCTTATCGCAAAATACAGGAACTGGTTGCCGAACGGCGTCAAGACCGGGAGGAACGATTAACCCAGGTTTCGCAAATTCTGCGAGGGCGTCTCGATGAGATGGGCATTCGATGTGTGGACTTGAATAGTCGTCCTAAGCATCTGTATGGAATTTATCAGAAGATGCAGCGCCGCAATAAGGAATTTCACGAAATTTATGATTTAGCGGCGATGCGGATCATCGTGGAGACCAACGAAGGGTGCTATCGGGCATTAGCTGTCGTCCATGATGCCTTTCGACCGATTCCAGGTCGGTTTAAAGATTATATCGGCTTACCTAAACCCAATCGGTATCAGTCTCTACATACAGGCGTGATTGGCTTCCATGGGCGTCCCATTGAAGTGCAGATTCGTACCCTGGAAATGCATCGGATTGCCGAATATGGGATTGCCGCACATTGGAAATATAAAGAAACTGGGACGTCTGATCCGACCCAGATTGGCGCCGACGATGACAAGTTTACCTGGTTGCGGCAGTTGCTGGAATGGCAGAATGATCTGAAAGACGCCCATGAATATATCGAAAGTGTCAAAGATAATTTATTTGACGATGATGTCTACGTCTTTACCCCCGATGGAGATGTGATACCCCTGAGTCGGGATGCAACGCCGATAGATTTTGCCTATCGGATTCACACCGAGATTGGTAATCACTGTGCTGGGGTGAGAATTAATGGTCAATGGCGAGTCCTGGATACGCCGTTAAAGAATGGGGATATTGTCGAAATTATCACCCAGAAAAATAGTCACCCCAGTTTAGACTGGTTAAACTTCGTCGTCACGCCCAGTGCCAGAAACCGGATTCGCCAATGGTACAAGCGATCGCACCGCGATGAAAATGTGGCGCGAGGTCGAGATTTGCTGGAGAAGGAACTGGGTAAAAATGGATTTGAATCCTTGCTCAAATCGGAACCCATGCAGTCTGTTGCCGAACGCTGTAATTATCAGAATGCGGAAGATTTACTGGCGGCATTAGGGTATGGAGAAGTCACTCTAAATCTGGTGGTCAATCGGTTGCGCGATGCAGTGAAAGCCACGCAACCCCTTGAAACCGAACCCGTAGAAATCGAAGATTTACTTCCATCGTTACCGACGGCGAAGGAAACAAGTGACCAATGGACGATTAAAGGCGAACCCATTGCGGGGGTCGAGGGATTGATGCATCGGATTGCTGGGTGTTGTAATCCGGTTCCCGGCGAACCTATTTTGGGTGTCGTCACCCGATTGCGGGGAATTTCGATTCATCGTCAAGGCTGTCCCAATGTGGAAAATATTGAGGGAGACCGATTAGTTCCGGTGAATTGGAATCCGACGGATCAAGAGAGTGGGCGTCCACAAACCTATCCGGTTAATATTCAAATTGAAGTGTTGGATCGGGTCGGGGTTTTAAAGGATATTCTTTCCCGCTTAAGTGATCATCATATCAATGTGCGGAAAGCTCAGGTGAAAACTCAAGACGGTAAACCTGCGTTGATTGATTTGTGTATCGATATTCGGGATTACGGACAATTGCAGCAAAGTTTTGCTCAAATTAAAAAGATGAGCGATATCTTGAATCTGCGGCGAATCAGCGATATTAATGAGTAA
- the patD gene encoding heterocyst frequency control protein PatD, whose product MLVPSQRQSYQDFKHVLDDLHACTQSQELDKTEIQERFQAVKQLFQGRIITLNPDEVNQEQVSVWQSRQTEIHRHIRLLETDMLMLRTARHSATVQSRVAIIRDRLNTLIQYCSAMLQL is encoded by the coding sequence ATGTTAGTCCCCTCCCAACGGCAATCCTATCAGGACTTTAAACACGTCCTAGATGACCTGCACGCCTGCACCCAGAGTCAAGAGTTAGACAAAACCGAGATCCAGGAGCGTTTCCAGGCGGTGAAACAGCTCTTTCAAGGGCGAATTATCACGCTCAATCCCGATGAGGTTAATCAGGAACAAGTATCAGTATGGCAGTCTAGGCAAACCGAAATCCATAGACATATCCGACTTCTAGAAACTGATATGTTAATGTTGCGGACGGCGCGACATTCTGCAACCGTTCAGTCTAGGGTGGCTATCATCCGCGATCGCCTGAACACCCTGATTCAATACTGTAGTGCTATGCTTCAACTGTAG
- a CDS encoding zf-TFIIB domain-containing protein: MQCPKCRKVPLLDGYLEHQFAVKYCQECKGTWIPAKEYEAWQASQPSDQKMPDLPPESLNVDFVKSPFDAKAALCPECQRYLSRAKVNLKTPFYVERCSHCRGIWCDYGEWDILERLGLHTIVEQLFTNEWQSKTREQQLWQKERQATAEKLGNELGAQVIELGELLAAHPNGDFGVAYLMRRVGGNWQKHNQK; this comes from the coding sequence GTGCAATGTCCTAAATGTAGAAAAGTCCCACTCCTAGACGGCTATTTAGAGCATCAGTTTGCCGTGAAGTATTGCCAAGAGTGTAAAGGCACCTGGATTCCTGCCAAAGAGTATGAAGCATGGCAGGCAAGTCAACCGTCTGATCAGAAAATGCCTGACCTCCCCCCTGAATCACTAAATGTGGATTTTGTCAAGTCCCCTTTCGATGCCAAAGCCGCATTATGTCCAGAGTGCCAGCGCTATCTCTCTCGCGCTAAAGTTAATCTCAAGACGCCCTTTTATGTGGAACGGTGTTCTCACTGTCGCGGGATTTGGTGCGATTACGGGGAGTGGGACATTCTCGAAAGGTTGGGACTCCATACCATAGTTGAGCAACTCTTTACCAACGAATGGCAAAGTAAAACACGAGAACAGCAACTTTGGCAAAAAGAACGCCAAGCCACGGCGGAAAAATTAGGGAATGAGTTAGGGGCGCAGGTGATTGAGTTGGGGGAACTGTTAGCGGCACATCCAAATGGCGATTTTGGCGTGGCTTACCTGATGCGGCGCGTCGGCGGAAACTGGCAAAAGCACAATCAGAAATAG
- the iscB gene encoding RNA-guided endonuclease IscB, translating into MSNYVFLIDANKTPMNPIHPAQARKLMEAGKAAVFRRYPFTLIMNRVVENIITYPLTLKIDPGSKTSGIALVNNRDEVVWGMELEHRGQQIKDALLTRRAVRQGRRGRNTRYRQARFLNCKRSKGWLAPSLMHRVLTIETWVKRLCQFAPIAEIRQELVRFDMQQMENPEISGVQYQQGTLFGFEVREYLLEKWGRKCTYCSKKGVPLQVEHIISRAKGGSDRVSNLCLACEKCNQKKGTSYLKDFLKGKPELENRILKQAKTPLKDAAAVNVTRSKLFETLKAMELPVTTGTGGQTKYNRTRLGLDKAHWLDAACVGVTEMLTVLTNKILQVKATGQGGRQRCQTDRLGYPHKYRPLRPIHGFCTGDIVKTIIPKGVNTGTYVARLCPYSNGRGEIYPTTGKKRIGIKLEYVEKPIHRKDGYSYG; encoded by the coding sequence ATGTCAAACTATGTTTTTTTGATTGATGCCAATAAAACACCGATGAATCCAATTCATCCAGCACAGGCAAGGAAATTGATGGAAGCTGGCAAGGCGGCGGTGTTTCGTCGTTATCCATTCACATTGATCATGAATCGAGTGGTAGAAAACATCATTACCTATCCGCTCACACTCAAGATTGACCCAGGCTCCAAAACGAGCGGAATTGCACTGGTGAACAACCGGGATGAAGTTGTCTGGGGCATGGAACTTGAACACCGAGGGCAACAGATTAAAGACGCTCTTTTAACACGTAGAGCGGTTCGCCAGGGACGAAGAGGGCGCAATACTCGTTACCGTCAAGCTCGTTTTCTGAACTGCAAGCGCTCAAAGGGGTGGTTAGCACCTAGCTTGATGCACCGTGTTTTGACGATTGAAACTTGGGTGAAAAGGCTTTGCCAATTTGCACCCATCGCTGAAATCAGACAGGAATTAGTCCGATTTGATATGCAGCAGATGGAGAACCCAGAAATCTCAGGAGTCCAATACCAGCAAGGGACTCTCTTCGGTTTCGAGGTACGAGAGTATCTTCTAGAAAAATGGGGACGCAAATGTACTTACTGCTCAAAAAAAGGCGTTCCATTGCAAGTCGAACATATCATTTCACGCGCCAAGGGCGGTTCTGACCGTGTTTCTAACCTGTGTCTTGCCTGTGAAAAGTGCAACCAAAAGAAAGGGACTTCATACCTGAAAGACTTTCTCAAAGGTAAACCCGAACTAGAGAACCGCATTCTCAAACAAGCCAAAACGCCCCTGAAAGATGCTGCTGCGGTTAACGTAACGCGCTCGAAGTTATTCGAGACGCTCAAGGCAATGGAACTACCCGTGACGACCGGGACAGGTGGACAAACCAAATATAACCGCACTCGGTTAGGACTCGATAAAGCGCATTGGTTAGATGCTGCTTGTGTTGGTGTAACCGAAATGCTCACAGTTTTGACCAATAAGATTCTGCAAGTCAAAGCAACGGGTCAAGGCGGACGACAACGATGCCAAACCGATAGACTAGGTTATCCGCACAAGTATCGCCCATTGCGTCCGATTCATGGCTTCTGTACTGGCGACATCGTGAAAACGATCATCCCAAAAGGTGTGAACACAGGAACTTATGTTGCTCGACTTTGCCCATACAGCAACGGTAGAGGTGAGATCTATCCGACAACTGGCAAAAAACGGATTGGCATCAAACTCGAATATGTCGAAAAACCAATTCATCGAAAGGATGGCTACAGCTATGGGTGA
- the crtD gene encoding C-3',4' desaturase CrtD, producing MCPEINKQLLTHRVVVIGAGIGGLTAGALLARRGYSVLVLDQAFVPGGCASTFKRRGFTFDVGATQVAGLELGGIHQRIFQELEIDLPTATPCDPACAVFLPGETEPINVWRDPEKWAKERQRQFPGSEPFWQLMTTLFNASWRFQSRDPVLPPRNLWDLWQLISAVRPDTLITLPFTFMTVGDALRGYRLYDNQRLRTFLDLQLKLYSQVDADETALLYAATALGVSQEPQGLFHLKGSMQVLSDRLVAALEKWGGKLLMRHSVEQIQVSRGKVTGVEVRNQKTGQVWTESADEVVANVTAQNLVKLLGNQAPKGYQRRVDKLPPGSGAFVIYLGVDQNAIPAGCPPHLQFLYDYDSEIGENNSLFVSVSQPGDGRAPEGKATIIASSFTDTRLWWQGSQEDYDQLKQDYTQEAIARLGQYFDLTPETIIHQETATPRTFAYYTGRHQGIVGGIGQRVPTFGPFGFATRTPINHVWLVGDSTHPGEGTAGVSYSAFTAVRQIQVI from the coding sequence ATGTGTCCAGAAATTAACAAACAGCTTCTAACCCATCGCGTCGTTGTCATTGGTGCAGGAATTGGGGGTCTAACGGCTGGCGCACTTCTTGCCCGTCGAGGTTACTCAGTGTTAGTCCTCGACCAAGCCTTTGTCCCTGGCGGCTGTGCCTCCACGTTCAAGCGTCGCGGCTTTACCTTTGATGTGGGTGCAACCCAAGTGGCAGGTTTAGAACTAGGTGGCATTCATCAGCGAATTTTCCAGGAGTTAGAAATTGACTTACCTACCGCGACTCCCTGTGATCCCGCTTGTGCCGTATTTCTCCCTGGCGAAACTGAACCGATTAACGTTTGGCGCGACCCAGAAAAATGGGCAAAAGAACGGCAACGGCAATTTCCGGGGAGTGAACCCTTCTGGCAACTGATGACCACTCTATTCAATGCCAGTTGGAGATTTCAATCCCGTGATCCCGTATTACCCCCACGAAACCTCTGGGATTTGTGGCAATTAATCTCAGCGGTGCGTCCAGATACCCTGATTACGCTACCGTTTACGTTTATGACGGTGGGAGATGCATTGCGCGGCTATCGACTCTATGACAATCAGCGTTTGAGGACATTTCTGGATTTACAACTGAAGCTGTATTCTCAAGTGGATGCCGATGAAACCGCTTTATTGTATGCGGCGACAGCCCTCGGCGTTTCCCAAGAACCTCAAGGATTGTTCCACCTGAAGGGGAGTATGCAAGTGTTGAGCGATCGCCTAGTCGCCGCCTTGGAGAAATGGGGTGGTAAACTGCTGATGCGTCATAGCGTGGAACAGATTCAGGTTTCCAGGGGCAAAGTGACGGGCGTCGAGGTGAGAAATCAGAAAACAGGACAAGTTTGGACAGAATCAGCCGATGAAGTGGTGGCAAATGTCACCGCCCAAAACCTGGTCAAGTTACTGGGAAACCAAGCGCCCAAGGGATATCAGCGTCGCGTCGATAAATTACCACCAGGATCAGGTGCCTTTGTCATTTATCTAGGGGTTGACCAAAACGCTATTCCGGCAGGTTGTCCGCCGCACCTGCAATTTCTCTACGATTACGACAGTGAGATTGGTGAAAATAACTCTTTATTTGTCTCGGTTAGTCAACCCGGTGATGGTCGCGCCCCAGAGGGAAAAGCCACGATTATTGCCTCCTCGTTTACCGATACCCGACTGTGGTGGCAAGGTTCTCAGGAGGATTATGACCAGTTAAAACAAGATTATACCCAAGAGGCGATCGCACGGCTAGGTCAGTATTTTGACTTAACTCCAGAAACCATTATCCACCAAGAAACAGCAACACCCCGCACCTTTGCCTATTACACCGGACGCCATCAAGGAATCGTCGGCGGAATTGGTCAGCGAGTCCCGACATTCGGTCCCTTTGGCTTTGCTACTCGCACCCCCATTAATCACGTATGGTTGGTGGGAGATTCTACCCATCCTGGTGAAGGGACGGCTGGAGTCAGCTACTCAGCATTTACGGCTGTACGGCAAATTCAGGTAATCTAA
- a CDS encoding Hpt domain-containing protein, with protein sequence MDGGNQQRILGYFIEEAKEHLDTLEQGLLNVQESAQDPEMVNEMFRAAHSVKGGAAMLGFSSLQKVAHRLEDCLKILKEHPVKLDRHVESLFLQGYDTLKDLIEQLQGPFGLRDDEADKMVQAAEPTFKELQTYLERLISGGEPASAAPAKSAKGGAKATGQAPENFSAQVTGILKQMLQLFKQSDTPANRQKLQENCHKLAKLAQTVEPWQILVKNASDAIANSQNSFHSLAPVIIKELKQASDQVQQGKESAVKASPALQKLATATPSKGGGKQITITVEPKAAAKAIVKAFDKRQLTQLTKLLVQATRTSS encoded by the coding sequence GTGGATGGGGGGAATCAGCAACGAATCTTAGGTTATTTCATCGAAGAGGCGAAAGAACACCTTGATACCCTCGAACAAGGGTTATTGAATGTGCAGGAAAGTGCCCAAGACCCAGAGATGGTCAATGAGATGTTCCGTGCGGCTCATTCGGTCAAAGGGGGGGCGGCAATGCTAGGCTTTAGCAGTCTACAAAAAGTTGCCCACCGCTTAGAGGATTGTTTGAAGATTCTCAAAGAACATCCCGTTAAGCTTGATCGCCATGTCGAGAGTTTATTCTTACAAGGCTACGACACTCTCAAAGACCTGATCGAACAACTTCAAGGACCCTTTGGTCTCCGGGATGATGAAGCCGATAAAATGGTGCAAGCTGCCGAACCGACGTTTAAGGAATTGCAGACGTACCTGGAACGGTTAATTAGTGGTGGAGAACCAGCAAGCGCAGCTCCGGCAAAATCAGCAAAGGGTGGAGCGAAAGCGACGGGTCAAGCACCTGAGAACTTTTCTGCTCAGGTGACAGGTATCCTCAAGCAAATGTTGCAATTGTTCAAACAATCAGACACACCCGCCAATCGTCAAAAGCTGCAAGAGAATTGTCATAAGCTAGCGAAACTTGCCCAAACAGTTGAACCCTGGCAAATTTTGGTGAAAAATGCTTCTGATGCGATCGCGAATTCGCAAAATTCGTTCCACTCTCTCGCACCTGTGATTATTAAAGAACTCAAACAAGCTAGCGATCAAGTCCAACAAGGAAAAGAGAGTGCTGTCAAGGCAAGTCCGGCGTTACAGAAGTTGGCAACAGCTACCCCCAGCAAAGGCGGTGGTAAGCAGATTACGATTACCGTGGAACCCAAAGCGGCAGCTAAAGCGATCGTCAAAGCCTTTGATAAACGGCAACTCACTCAACTGACTAAATTACTGGTTCAAGCCACTCGCACTTCTTCGTAG
- the ndhL gene encoding NAD(P)H-quinone oxidoreductase subunit L produces the protein MIVALLYLALGGLYLVVVPLVTYFYLKQRWYVASSFERSFMYFLVFFFFPGLILFSPFLNFRPKKRQIQA, from the coding sequence ATGATTGTTGCACTACTCTATCTCGCTTTAGGTGGACTCTACCTGGTTGTCGTTCCCTTGGTCACATACTTTTATCTCAAACAGCGCTGGTATGTGGCTAGCTCCTTTGAGCGTAGCTTCATGTACTTCCTCGTCTTCTTCTTCTTCCCTGGATTAATCCTGTTCAGCCCATTCCTGAACTTCCGCCCCAAGAAGCGTCAGATCCAAGCTTAA
- a CDS encoding DUF3007 family protein: protein MRRIDAIGIAIGVFAAGGIMYLLLQVAGLDEMKAGIWSQALLVGGLLGWVLTYLFRVGSHKMTYNQQLKEYEDAVLQKRLEEMTPEELAQLQAELEQESE from the coding sequence ATGCGACGAATTGATGCGATCGGAATTGCCATCGGCGTGTTTGCGGCTGGTGGTATTATGTATCTCCTCTTACAGGTTGCTGGTTTGGATGAGATGAAAGCCGGGATTTGGAGTCAAGCCCTCTTAGTCGGCGGTTTACTCGGCTGGGTACTCACATATCTGTTCCGAGTGGGGTCTCACAAGATGACTTATAACCAGCAACTGAAAGAGTACGAGGATGCTGTCTTGCAAAAGCGTCTCGAAGAGATGACCCCAGAAGAACTTGCTCAGTTACAAGCTGAATTGGAACAAGAGTCTGAATAA
- the trpA gene encoding tryptophan synthase subunit alpha codes for MTKISQCFETLRQRSECAFIPFITAGDPDLVTTAQALRVLDKSGADMIELGVPYSDPLADGPTIQAAATRALKRGVRLDDVLAIAQEVTPDLKAPIILFTYYNPILNRGIEVFLKQIAAAGIAGLVVPDLPLEEAESLIQPATEIGIEVVLLVAPTSRKARIDAIAKKSQGFIYLVSVTGVTGMRSQVASSVPDLLGEMRAVTDKPIGVGFGISQPEQARQVKQWGADAVIVGSAFVKRLAEGTPTEGLKAIEEFCQSLKSAIK; via the coding sequence ATGACCAAAATTTCCCAGTGCTTCGAGACTCTACGCCAGCGCTCTGAATGTGCCTTTATTCCCTTTATCACAGCAGGTGACCCGGATTTAGTCACCACGGCTCAAGCTTTGCGAGTCCTTGACAAATCAGGGGCAGATATGATAGAGCTAGGTGTGCCGTATTCCGATCCCTTGGCTGATGGTCCCACGATTCAAGCGGCGGCGACACGAGCATTGAAACGGGGGGTACGATTGGATGATGTCCTCGCGATCGCGCAGGAAGTAACCCCCGATCTAAAAGCACCGATTATTCTATTTACCTATTACAACCCAATTCTCAATCGGGGAATTGAAGTCTTTTTAAAACAAATTGCTGCTGCTGGAATCGCCGGGTTAGTGGTACCGGATTTACCCTTAGAGGAAGCCGAATCCCTGATCCAGCCTGCGACTGAAATTGGCATCGAAGTGGTTTTGTTAGTCGCACCCACCAGTCGGAAAGCTAGAATTGACGCGATCGCGAAAAAATCCCAGGGCTTTATTTACCTCGTCAGCGTTACAGGCGTCACCGGGATGAGAAGCCAAGTTGCATCCAGTGTCCCCGATTTACTCGGGGAAATGCGGGCGGTTACTGACAAACCCATCGGAGTCGGTTTCGGTATCTCCCAACCCGAACAAGCGCGACAGGTGAAACAGTGGGGTGCAGATGCAGTAATTGTGGGGAGTGCTTTTGTGAAGCGTTTAGCCGAAGGAACCCCGACTGAAGGATTAAAAGCGATTGAGGAGTTTTGTCAATCTCTCAAGTCAGCGATTAAGTAG